A stretch of Methanosphaerula palustris E1-9c DNA encodes these proteins:
- a CDS encoding 2-hydroxyacyl-CoA dehydratase family protein: MPQSAIKSFQYPESLKEKFLKTSDIKFRYSKTVTPEEIWHFMTVDAPRRYPYAYEVNPYFMDQISADVNFLTGIKCRYLRLSQKDRFLGAHNNGVPIIFTQGGQTFEPYYAAGGIPMRPGLISRFADDLVEGQTLNQLGNNKKEKLEFGHKLIHTESCGIVGSHVTVQRGLVPVDLIAPYLCLRCSDKQYLVESYRNIKNVESYDDPASRGPYFKKDIPLMLIDYPIDNQNEKEWATDYLETMLRNLTAKITELGGKEVTDKDLAEEIRFENKIRKLTQDIVHLWWSAPVPPTNSSDFAGTSSTSAGLFRIGNEFSGDPNGAYSVLKDAYTELQERVRTGVKGTGVSDDPVRIYILGPAATETLDPGYIDKQGGVVVGKDDQWSEICTLVDEGGNNPYQNLAKAILSFPIELPTEQRAEWAIQQVKQSRADGVIFTHTWGCNFQSSVARMICDIIRDEVGVPVMDTGNNSGNSSGLGEEQSKTRVAAFIEMISG; the protein is encoded by the coding sequence ATGCCGCAGAGTGCTATAAAATCATTTCAGTATCCTGAATCACTGAAAGAGAAATTCTTAAAGACCAGTGATATCAAGTTTCGGTATTCAAAAACGGTCACCCCGGAAGAGATCTGGCATTTCATGACTGTGGATGCTCCCCGGAGGTACCCGTACGCCTACGAGGTCAACCCCTATTTTATGGACCAGATATCTGCGGATGTCAATTTTCTGACTGGGATTAAGTGTAGGTATCTGCGACTTTCCCAGAAGGATCGGTTCTTAGGGGCCCACAATAATGGAGTACCGATCATCTTCACACAGGGAGGGCAGACATTCGAACCGTACTATGCCGCAGGCGGTATTCCCATGCGACCCGGCCTGATCTCCCGGTTTGCTGACGATCTTGTTGAAGGGCAGACCCTGAATCAGTTGGGAAACAATAAGAAGGAAAAACTTGAGTTCGGACATAAATTGATCCATACGGAATCCTGCGGTATTGTCGGATCGCACGTCACAGTCCAGAGAGGGCTTGTCCCAGTCGATCTTATCGCACCGTACCTCTGCCTGCGCTGTTCCGATAAACAGTACCTGGTGGAGTCATACCGGAACATAAAAAATGTCGAATCATACGATGACCCCGCGTCACGTGGACCCTACTTCAAAAAGGATATTCCCCTGATGCTGATCGATTACCCGATAGATAACCAGAACGAGAAGGAATGGGCAACCGATTATCTTGAGACAATGCTCAGGAATCTGACCGCGAAGATCACCGAACTTGGCGGAAAGGAGGTTACGGATAAGGACCTTGCCGAAGAGATCCGGTTTGAGAACAAGATCAGAAAACTCACCCAGGATATCGTCCATCTCTGGTGGAGTGCGCCGGTTCCCCCGACCAACAGTTCGGATTTCGCCGGGACGTCAAGTACTTCTGCCGGCTTGTTCAGGATCGGAAATGAGTTCAGCGGGGATCCGAATGGAGCCTACTCGGTCCTGAAAGATGCCTATACCGAACTGCAGGAACGGGTCCGGACAGGTGTGAAAGGTACAGGAGTATCTGATGATCCAGTTCGGATCTATATCCTCGGCCCTGCGGCCACCGAGACACTGGACCCGGGATATATTGACAAACAGGGAGGCGTGGTCGTAGGAAAAGATGACCAGTGGAGCGAGATCTGCACGCTGGTCGATGAAGGCGGAAACAATCCGTACCAGAACCTTGCAAAAGCAATTCTCTCGTTCCCGATCGAGTTACCGACAGAACAACGGGCTGAATGGGCAATCCAGCAGGTGAAACAATCCCGGGCTGACGGCGTGATCTTCACACACACCTGGGGATGCAACTTCCAGTCGTCCGTTGCCCG
- a CDS encoding sulfurtransferase TusA family protein — MGNEIKKRLDLHGVICPINFVKTKLALEELEPGDQLEVILDEGDAILNVPRSLKDEGHTIVKVSPQGETFIVIIEKG; from the coding sequence ATGGGAAATGAGATAAAGAAGAGACTGGATCTGCATGGGGTCATCTGCCCCATCAATTTTGTAAAAACAAAACTTGCCCTTGAGGAACTGGAACCGGGCGACCAATTGGAGGTAATTCTTGACGAAGGAGATGCCATACTCAATGTACCTCGGAGTTTGAAAGATGAAGGGCACACGATCGTCAAGGTGTCTCCCCAGGGGGAGACATTCATCGTTATTATCGAGAAAGGATGA
- a CDS encoding 4Fe-4S dicluster domain-containing protein — MTNEIIDLAALKKTGMIQQKQKEFFALRLHSVGGDFTTQQIRGIAEIADTFGKGQIHLSTRQGIEIHFVHGADLEKAKSELEAVGVTMGACGPRIRVITACPGTLTCRWGIIDTKEISGYLDTTYFREETPHKFKMAVTGCPHNCAKATENDIGVMGGIIPGWLEFGCNDCGLCVNICPTGAISREGSSYSLDLDKCINCSICTASCPTGSWVAVQKGYILWIGGTMGKIPRLASRLDGVIESKERLYELIKRAVTYYRENGRKKERFGHMIDRIGLETVKAEILHGK; from the coding sequence ATGACCAATGAGATTATTGATCTGGCAGCTCTGAAAAAGACAGGCATGATCCAGCAGAAACAGAAGGAATTTTTTGCCCTGCGACTTCACTCCGTAGGTGGTGATTTCACCACGCAACAGATACGAGGTATTGCAGAAATTGCAGATACCTTCGGCAAGGGACAGATCCACCTGTCCACCAGACAGGGAATTGAGATACACTTTGTACATGGTGCCGATCTCGAAAAAGCGAAGAGCGAACTCGAAGCAGTTGGCGTGACAATGGGAGCATGCGGCCCCCGTATCAGGGTTATCACCGCCTGTCCCGGCACTCTCACATGCCGATGGGGGATTATTGATACGAAGGAGATCTCTGGCTACCTGGATACAACCTATTTCCGGGAGGAGACCCCGCATAAGTTCAAGATGGCAGTAACGGGTTGTCCCCACAACTGTGCAAAGGCGACAGAGAATGATATCGGAGTGATGGGAGGAATCATACCTGGATGGCTGGAATTCGGGTGCAATGATTGCGGACTGTGTGTGAATATCTGCCCCACCGGGGCAATCTCACGAGAGGGTTCCTCCTATAGCCTGGATCTGGATAAATGTATTAACTGCAGCATCTGTACCGCCAGTTGTCCAACCGGGTCCTGGGTGGCTGTCCAGAAGGGATATATTCTCTGGATCGGGGGGACCATGGGAAAAATCCCCCGTCTGGCAAGCCGGCTTGATGGTGTGATCGAGTCCAAGGAGCGGCTCTATGAACTCATCAAACGTGCCGTCACCTATTACCGGGAGAATGGCCGGAAAAAGGAGCGGTTCGGGCACATGATCGATCGGATCGGTCTTGAGACTGTGAAAGCGGAGATATTACATGGGAAATGA
- a CDS encoding M67 family metallopeptidase, which translates to MESLFTQAEYEAPIEACGYLAGTDGQITRHFPLTNIDGKEDHFSFDPQEQFATLKAARQEGLSIIGMYHSHPASPARPSPEDVRLAYDPTIVYIIISLMNDTRTVRGFYIRKGEVVEEPLTIGENTNDQ; encoded by the coding sequence ATGGAATCTCTGTTTACCCAAGCAGAGTATGAAGCCCCGATCGAGGCCTGTGGGTATCTCGCAGGTACGGATGGGCAGATCACCCGTCATTTCCCACTGACCAACATCGATGGAAAAGAGGATCACTTCTCGTTCGACCCGCAGGAACAGTTTGCCACCCTGAAAGCGGCACGGCAGGAGGGACTCAGCATCATCGGGATGTATCACAGCCATCCGGCTTCGCCTGCACGACCATCACCAGAAGACGTCCGGTTGGCATATGACCCGACGATCGTGTATATTATTATTTCACTCATGAATGACACAAGAACCGTACGTGGATTTTATATCCGGAAAGGAGAGGTTGTTGAAGAACCATTGACAATCGGGGAAAATACCAATGACCAATGA
- a CDS encoding HesA/MoeB/ThiF family protein, protein MKDEQIERYSRNIILKEVGGKGQERLLQSKVLIIGAGGLGSPAALYLAAAGVGTIGIVDGDRVDLSNLQRQVIHFTADVGTYKADSARDKITQLNPDVTVQIHKEMVSSSNIREIITDYDFIIDGTDNFPAKFLINDACILLGKPFSHAGILRFNGQTTTVIPDKSACYRCIFNTPPPVGTVPSCSESGVIGSMAGVIGTLQAMEAIKYLLGIGDLLTNRLLVFEALPMNFREIKIKKNPKCPVCGEHPTITSLIDYEQKVCELRK, encoded by the coding sequence ATGAAAGATGAACAGATAGAACGATACAGCAGAAATATAATTTTAAAAGAGGTTGGAGGAAAAGGTCAGGAACGTCTTCTTCAGTCAAAGGTTCTAATTATCGGTGCCGGTGGATTGGGTTCTCCAGCCGCTCTCTATCTTGCAGCAGCCGGAGTGGGAACGATTGGTATTGTCGATGGCGACCGGGTCGACCTGAGCAACCTCCAGCGGCAGGTCATACACTTTACTGCGGATGTAGGTACCTACAAGGCAGATTCTGCCCGAGATAAGATTACTCAACTCAATCCGGACGTAACGGTTCAGATCCATAAGGAGATGGTTTCCTCATCGAACATACGGGAGATCATTACCGACTATGATTTTATCATTGATGGTACAGACAATTTCCCAGCAAAGTTCCTGATCAACGATGCCTGCATCCTTCTGGGGAAACCATTTTCCCATGCTGGAATATTGCGGTTCAACGGCCAGACGACAACGGTGATCCCTGATAAGAGTGCTTGCTACCGCTGCATCTTCAACACCCCACCGCCAGTGGGGACGGTTCCCAGTTGCAGCGAGTCCGGGGTTATCGGGAGTATGGCCGGAGTCATCGGAACCCTCCAGGCGATGGAGGCGATCAAATACCTCCTCGGGATAGGAGACCTCCTGACAAACCGACTTCTTGTATTCGAAGCGCTTCCGATGAATTTCCGGGAGATCAAGATTAAAAAGAATCCAAAATGCCCGGTGTGTGGAGAACATCCGACCATCACCTCACTCATCGATTATGAACAAAAGGTTTGTGAGTTGCGGAAATGA
- a CDS encoding O-acetylhomoserine aminocarboxypropyltransferase/cysteine synthase family protein has protein sequence MKHPGFTTRAVHGPLTGKDPNHALQFPIYAGVAHDFETAETMADTFAGRKAAFAYSRIANPTVSAFERKITALEDGLGTVAVSSGMAAISNTLLNLLTEGDTLVAASSLFGGTYSLFINVFQPLGINVKFVSITDLDGLDAAIDENTRVLFLETISNPCTTIPDFERISEIASRHHVVVVADSTATTPYLFPARRFGVNIVIHSTTKYISGGATSMGGAIVDLGNFDWSFVPALKKYHRYKEMAFLARLRKEVYQETGSCLSPYDAYLQSLGLETLALRMEQICKNAQAVAEFLEAQNVVTTVFYPGLPSSQSQELAKKQLNGKCGGILAFGLSDRTACFRFLDKLSLIKRASNLGDNKTLALHPASTIFAGLNTDEQKTLGIDDTLIRLSIGIEDADDIIADIRQALGES, from the coding sequence ATGAAACACCCCGGATTCACAACTCGGGCAGTTCATGGACCCCTTACAGGAAAAGATCCCAACCATGCCCTTCAGTTTCCGATCTATGCAGGGGTAGCCCACGACTTCGAGACTGCTGAAACAATGGCAGATACTTTTGCAGGTCGAAAAGCTGCATTTGCTTATTCGCGCATAGCGAACCCGACGGTTTCGGCATTCGAGCGAAAAATTACCGCATTGGAGGATGGATTAGGAACCGTCGCGGTGTCATCAGGCATGGCAGCCATCTCAAACACGTTGCTCAACCTGCTTACCGAAGGGGACACGCTCGTAGCCGCCTCATCCCTCTTTGGAGGAACCTATTCTCTCTTTATTAATGTGTTCCAACCTCTCGGTATAAATGTAAAATTCGTGTCAATAACGGATCTCGACGGCCTGGATGCAGCGATCGATGAGAATACCCGGGTTTTGTTTCTGGAGACGATCTCCAATCCCTGCACCACGATTCCCGACTTTGAGAGGATCTCAGAGATCGCCAGCCGGCATCATGTCGTGGTGGTTGCCGATAGTACAGCAACGACCCCGTACCTCTTCCCGGCACGGCGTTTCGGAGTAAATATCGTCATTCATTCGACAACGAAGTACATCTCAGGCGGTGCTACCAGTATGGGAGGAGCGATCGTCGACCTGGGAAATTTTGACTGGTCTTTTGTCCCTGCCCTGAAGAAATATCATCGGTATAAAGAGATGGCCTTTCTGGCACGGCTGAGAAAAGAGGTGTACCAGGAGACGGGAAGTTGCCTCTCCCCCTATGATGCATACCTCCAGAGTCTGGGATTAGAAACGCTTGCCCTCCGTATGGAACAGATATGCAAGAATGCACAGGCTGTAGCTGAATTTCTAGAGGCACAGAACGTTGTTACAACGGTATTCTATCCAGGTCTCCCTTCATCTCAATCTCAGGAACTGGCCAAGAAACAGTTGAACGGAAAGTGCGGAGGAATTCTGGCATTCGGACTCTCGGACAGAACAGCCTGCTTCCGGTTCCTCGATAAACTCTCCCTCATCAAACGGGCATCGAATCTGGGGGACAACAAGACCCTTGCATTGCATCCTGCGTCGACGATTTTTGCAGGATTAAATACCGATGAACAGAAGACGCTTGGCATAGATGATACGCTCATCAGACTCTCCATCGGGATCGAAGATGCGGATGACATCATCGCCGATATTCGGCAGGCACTTGGTGAATCATGA
- the thiS gene encoding sulfur carrier protein ThiS, producing MLLTINGNQEEIAGELTIQDLLVTKNVESPDMVSVELNGTIISRNDFTNVTVKENDTVEFLYFIGGGSSQ from the coding sequence ATGTTACTTACCATCAATGGAAATCAAGAAGAGATTGCAGGTGAACTGACCATCCAGGATCTTCTTGTTACAAAAAATGTCGAATCGCCGGATATGGTCTCAGTGGAACTGAATGGAACCATAATCAGCAGAAACGACTTTACGAATGTCACCGTCAAAGAGAATGATACCGTGGAATTTCTCTATTTCATCGGAGGCGGATCATCTCAATGA
- a CDS encoding ABC transporter substrate-binding protein, with product MEKKIQYVIIAIFVIAVIGIALGISLTGNKTVSTTKTQTVSGTNQASGSSPSTASNTSDTGLFKLRAPSMSSVSVINLADELGYYKENGIAIEYTGTTNGGPENIMTVASGSNDVGLSAFSAIVNAIAKGTKIKVVVPSIGTSVDNPDYKWYALNTSSIKTASDLKGKTIAVNTLGAQADYVTRAYLYQNNLTPADVQLVVLPYENMEQALKQGQVDVIAPNGNFWKKAEADGGVRTLFTDAQVTGDQVKTGTFMSTDFIEKHPDIAKKFVNATTKAIEWDKQNRDQSRVLLAKFLSENSGNSTLASYFSGWSIRTPPIITDSDVQFWIDVMVKEGTLKTGQLKPSDIYTNEFNPYA from the coding sequence ATGGAAAAAAAAATACAGTATGTCATCATCGCAATTTTCGTAATTGCGGTTATCGGTATCGCTTTAGGAATATCCCTGACCGGAAATAAAACGGTAAGTACGACAAAGACCCAGACAGTATCCGGAACGAACCAAGCATCAGGAAGCTCTCCATCGACCGCATCAAACACTTCAGACACGGGATTGTTCAAACTACGAGCTCCATCAATGTCGTCAGTAAGCGTCATTAATCTGGCAGATGAACTCGGATATTACAAAGAGAACGGTATCGCCATTGAATATACTGGAACGACGAACGGAGGACCGGAGAATATCATGACCGTGGCATCCGGCAGTAACGATGTCGGATTGTCGGCGTTCTCAGCGATAGTGAACGCTATTGCGAAAGGAACAAAGATCAAAGTTGTCGTTCCTTCGATAGGTACATCCGTCGACAATCCGGATTACAAATGGTATGCACTGAACACAAGTTCCATTAAAACCGCCAGCGATCTCAAAGGAAAGACCATCGCGGTTAACACGCTCGGAGCTCAGGCAGATTACGTCACCCGAGCCTATCTGTATCAAAACAACCTGACTCCTGCAGATGTTCAACTGGTCGTGCTCCCCTATGAAAACATGGAACAGGCATTAAAACAGGGACAGGTTGACGTTATTGCACCAAATGGGAATTTCTGGAAGAAAGCAGAAGCAGACGGTGGAGTCAGAACACTCTTTACCGATGCTCAAGTGACCGGGGATCAGGTTAAAACCGGGACATTCATGTCGACTGATTTCATTGAGAAACACCCGGACATCGCAAAGAAATTTGTGAATGCGACCACGAAAGCCATCGAATGGGACAAACAGAACAGAGACCAATCCCGGGTCCTCTTAGCAAAGTTCCTCAGTGAGAATAGTGGTAATTCAACCCTAGCCTCATACTTCAGTGGCTGGTCAATACGGACTCCCCCGATTATTACAGATTCTGACGTTCAGTTCTGGATAGACGTGATGGTAAAAGAAGGGACTCTGAAGACGGGACAGCTCAAACCCTCTGACATCTACACCAATGAATTCAACCCATACGCCTAG
- a CDS encoding ABC transporter permease has protein sequence MSGQANHKIDLAKIGRLLSSGIALLIVIGLWEILPRAGIINAAFLPPFSVVLTTLIGMTLSGEIFTHLFISLERSILGFGLAVLIAIPLGLALGWYPKFFRLLNPLIETLRNIPTLALYPVLILFLGIGEVSKVAIIFYAALWKVLINTISGVESVDPLLVKAARSVGVTSDLEIFKKVIFPSAVPQIASGMRLGATSAILVLVAAEMMGAKSGLGFLVTNSQYNFEIEKMYAAIICLVILGLASNYLLVWFEKRATRWKEEINGNRKD, from the coding sequence GTGTCAGGGCAGGCGAACCATAAGATTGACCTGGCAAAAATTGGAAGACTACTCAGTAGTGGAATCGCCCTGTTAATTGTCATCGGCCTGTGGGAAATTCTCCCGAGGGCGGGAATAATCAACGCGGCATTTTTGCCCCCCTTTTCAGTGGTTTTAACAACCCTGATAGGGATGACTTTGTCGGGGGAAATATTCACCCACCTCTTCATCAGCCTTGAACGATCAATACTCGGGTTTGGGTTAGCGGTCCTGATCGCCATCCCCTTAGGGTTGGCGCTGGGATGGTACCCCAAATTCTTTCGATTGTTGAACCCGCTGATCGAAACACTCAGGAACATTCCCACACTGGCATTGTATCCTGTTCTGATTCTCTTTCTGGGTATAGGAGAAGTATCGAAAGTGGCGATCATATTCTATGCAGCGCTCTGGAAGGTCCTGATTAACACCATCAGTGGAGTGGAAAGTGTCGATCCTTTGCTTGTCAAAGCAGCACGGTCCGTTGGCGTTACTTCGGATCTTGAGATCTTCAAGAAGGTCATCTTCCCTTCGGCAGTACCTCAGATAGCTTCTGGAATGAGACTGGGAGCTACTTCAGCAATTCTCGTACTGGTGGCTGCCGAGATGATGGGCGCAAAATCTGGTCTCGGGTTTCTTGTGACAAACTCCCAGTACAATTTCGAGATTGAAAAGATGTATGCTGCAATCATCTGTCTGGTCATTCTGGGATTGGCATCCAATTATCTGCTGGTCTGGTTTGAGAAGAGAGCCACTCGCTGGAAGGAAGAGATCAACGGGAACAGAAAGGATTGA
- a CDS encoding 2-hydroxyacyl-CoA dehydratase family protein, which translates to MTESVAQGAHKSANKLFQYPEYLKERFLKTSDIEFRYSKTVTPEEIWHFMTVDAPRRYPYAYEINPWFMDQISADIGFLTGIKCRYLRLSQKDRFLEAHNNGVPIIFTQGGQTFEPYYAAGGIPLRPGLIARFADDMTEGQTLLQTSQDHKEKLEFGNKLLTTESCPIVGPHISAQRGLIPVDLIAPYLCLRCSDKQYLVESYRNTKNVESYKNPASRGPFYKDKIPLMLIDYPIDNQNDKEWATDYLETMLRNLTAKVSELSGKEVTDKVLAEEIHYENKVRKITQDLVHLWWKAPAPPTNSSDFAGTSNTSAGVFRIGNEFSGDPNGAYSVLKDAYTEIAERVRTGVKGVGVSDDPVRLYICGPAATETTDPGFIDSIGGVVVGKDDQWSEICTLVDEGGNNPYRNLAKAILSFPMELPTEERAQWTIEQVKQSRADGLIFTHTWGCNFQSSVARMICDIVRDEAGIPVMDMGTAGGFNAQGEEQSKTRLGAFIEMVNG; encoded by the coding sequence ATGACAGAAAGTGTAGCACAGGGTGCCCATAAGAGCGCTAATAAATTGTTCCAATATCCAGAATACCTGAAGGAGAGGTTCCTCAAAACCAGTGACATAGAATTCCGATATTCAAAAACGGTCACTCCTGAAGAGATCTGGCACTTCATGACCGTGGATGCTCCCCGGAGATATCCATACGCGTACGAGATCAATCCATGGTTCATGGACCAGATATCCGCAGATATCGGTTTCCTGACCGGGATTAAATGCAGATACCTGCGGCTCTCCCAGAAGGATCGGTTCTTAGAGGCCCATAATAATGGCGTTCCCATCATCTTCACCCAGGGCGGCCAGACCTTTGAACCGTATTATGCCGCAGGCGGCATCCCCCTGCGACCAGGTCTTATCGCCCGGTTCGCAGATGATATGACCGAAGGGCAGACACTGCTCCAGACCTCCCAGGATCATAAGGAGAAATTGGAGTTCGGGAACAAACTGTTAACTACAGAATCCTGCCCGATTGTCGGTCCACATATCAGCGCCCAGAGAGGTCTCATTCCGGTCGACCTGATCGCTCCGTACCTCTGCCTGCGCTGCTCTGACAAACAGTACCTGGTTGAATCGTACAGAAACACCAAGAACGTTGAGTCTTACAAGAACCCTGCGTCCCGCGGACCCTTCTACAAGGATAAAATTCCGCTCATGCTGATAGATTATCCCATCGATAACCAGAATGATAAGGAATGGGCGACGGATTACCTCGAGACGATGCTCAGGAACCTGACGGCAAAAGTCAGTGAACTGTCCGGAAAAGAGGTTACCGACAAGGTCCTTGCTGAAGAGATCCATTACGAGAACAAGGTCAGGAAAATTACCCAGGATCTCGTACACCTCTGGTGGAAAGCCCCGGCACCTCCGACCAACAGTTCGGATTTTGCCGGGACATCAAATACATCGGCCGGCGTATTCAGGATTGGGAACGAATTCAGCGGTGACCCGAACGGTGCATACTCTGTCCTGAAGGATGCATATACGGAAATTGCAGAGAGGGTCAGGACTGGTGTGAAAGGCGTCGGGGTCTCTGACGATCCAGTCCGGCTGTACATCTGCGGTCCGGCTGCGACAGAGACAACAGATCCCGGGTTTATCGACAGTATCGGCGGGGTTGTCGTTGGAAAAGACGACCAGTGGAGTGAGATCTGCACGCTGGTGGACGAAGGAGGAAACAATCCCTACAGGAACCTAGCAAAGGCAATCCTCTCGTTCCCGATGGAACTCCCCACAGAAGAGCGGGCGCAATGGACCATCGAACAGGTCAAACAGTCCCGGGCAGACGGGCTGATCTTCACCCACACCTGGGGCTGCAACTTCCAGTCCTCTGTGGCACGTATGATCTGCGATATTGTTCGGGATGAAGCTGGAATCCCAGTTATGGATATGGGAACAGCAGGCGGTTTCAATGCACAAGGGGAGGAACAGTCAAAGACTCGGCTCGGAGCCTTTATCGAGATGGTAAATGGATGA
- a CDS encoding 2-hydroxyacyl-CoA dehydratase subunit D: protein MTLETITAIQDAVNRRPAELAEARKNGSKVVGYLCCYIPEEIVHALDLIPVRLGIGGNERLVELGGHYISTQNCVFVRETLGMFLEKENPYVNNSDVVAISTSCMQMFRAAELLKYYAKTDTIVLGVPRNFYTDEGRTYFRNEVRWFAEKLEKLAGKNLDPERLTQSIELFKSIRQKIGEIYTIQAKENSPITWREVSDVIQAGYYLDRDQYLTYLDQLLAEIDLKFKELQADPKPDDRPRIIISGSPIPPGDNKIINLIEEMGGRIVADDLCFGLRPYLDIDVKDATTQGIADAYLDKVPCASLPYLKELETDRRLANLSNLVEQFQPDGMIYHTLRFCDAFTFKGNETKTFLKIPFMELHTEYAGSDIEGVRTRVEAFLEMIRDERSRRFD, encoded by the coding sequence ATGACGCTTGAAACCATAACGGCTATCCAGGATGCCGTAAATAGACGCCCGGCAGAACTGGCAGAGGCACGAAAAAATGGGTCGAAGGTCGTGGGGTATCTCTGTTGCTATATCCCTGAAGAGATTGTTCATGCTCTCGATCTCATTCCAGTCCGGCTTGGTATTGGAGGAAATGAGCGACTTGTCGAACTCGGTGGCCATTATATCTCCACCCAGAACTGTGTGTTCGTACGGGAGACATTGGGAATGTTCCTTGAAAAGGAAAACCCCTATGTCAACAACTCTGACGTCGTTGCGATATCCACATCATGCATGCAGATGTTCCGGGCAGCAGAGTTGCTCAAGTACTACGCCAAGACAGACACGATCGTCCTGGGGGTTCCAAGGAACTTCTACACTGATGAAGGGAGGACCTATTTCAGAAATGAAGTCAGGTGGTTTGCCGAGAAACTGGAGAAACTCGCAGGGAAGAACCTGGATCCAGAGAGACTCACACAGTCCATAGAACTCTTTAAGTCGATCAGGCAAAAGATCGGGGAGATCTATACCATCCAGGCCAAGGAAAATTCTCCTATCACCTGGCGTGAGGTTTCTGATGTCATCCAGGCAGGATATTATCTCGACAGGGATCAGTATCTCACCTATCTCGACCAGCTCCTTGCTGAAATCGACCTGAAGTTCAAGGAATTACAGGCAGATCCAAAACCTGACGACAGACCCCGCATCATCATCTCTGGAAGTCCAATTCCCCCTGGCGATAACAAGATCATCAACCTGATCGAAGAGATGGGCGGCAGGATTGTTGCAGACGATCTCTGCTTCGGTCTTCGACCCTACCTCGACATTGATGTGAAGGATGCAACAACTCAGGGTATTGCAGATGCCTATCTCGACAAAGTGCCCTGCGCATCCTTGCCCTACCTCAAGGAACTGGAAACGGATCGGCGTCTTGCGAACCTCTCAAATCTCGTGGAGCAGTTCCAACCGGATGGCATGATCTATCATACGCTCAGGTTCTGTGACGCATTCACGTTCAAGGGAAACGAAACAAAGACATTCCTGAAAATTCCCTTCATGGAACTTCACACCGAATACGCTGGATCTGATATTGAAGGAGTCCGTACGCGGGTTGAGGCGTTCCTTGAAATGATACGGGATGAACGGAGCCGGAGGTTCGATTAA
- a CDS encoding acyl-CoA dehydratase activase, translating into MTTTSNGIQAFAGVDVGSLASKSIIIADGKIIGSSLIRSRIDTEESGRVALQEALASSNLSQDDLKYIVATGYGRISAPYANKTVTEITCHAKGAHHLHPTTRTIIDMGGQDCKAIRIDEEGNVLDFAMNDKCAAGTGRFLEIMANVFKVPLEELGPLSLTAEEAVPMSSTCTVFAESETISLIARGEKPANIIRGIHNAIAYRITGLFSRVGIHNDVYFSGGVAKNIGMRTALEEVLKSKIFVPDYDPQLTGALGAAILAQKYGSKK; encoded by the coding sequence ATGACAACAACATCGAATGGCATTCAAGCATTCGCAGGTGTGGACGTTGGCTCACTTGCATCGAAATCAATCATCATTGCTGACGGAAAGATCATAGGTTCAAGCCTCATCCGCTCGAGGATCGATACCGAAGAGAGCGGACGTGTTGCCTTACAAGAGGCGCTGGCATCTTCAAATCTCTCTCAGGACGACCTGAAATATATCGTTGCGACTGGATATGGAAGAATCTCGGCTCCTTATGCAAACAAGACCGTAACAGAGATCACCTGCCATGCCAAGGGTGCACACCACCTTCACCCAACAACCCGGACTATTATCGACATGGGAGGACAGGACTGCAAAGCCATTCGTATTGACGAAGAGGGAAATGTTCTCGACTTTGCCATGAACGACAAGTGTGCTGCAGGTACAGGACGGTTCCTTGAAATCATGGCCAATGTATTCAAAGTACCTCTTGAAGAACTCGGCCCCCTCTCGCTGACTGCTGAGGAAGCAGTCCCCATGAGCAGCACCTGCACGGTCTTCGCCGAGTCAGAGACCATCTCCCTGATCGCACGGGGAGAGAAGCCCGCCAATATCATTCGGGGTATTCATAATGCTATTGCATATCGGATTACGGGCCTCTTCTCGCGTGTCGGGATCCATAATGATGTCTACTTCTCCGGAGGGGTGGCGAAGAATATCGGCATGAGAACTGCTCTCGAAGAAGTCCTTAAATCCAAGATCTTTGTCCCAGACTACGACCCCCAGTTGACCGGGGCACTCGGCGCTGCAATCTTAGCCCAGAAATACGGAAGTAAAAAATAA